A stretch of Acropora palmata chromosome 9, jaAcrPala1.3, whole genome shotgun sequence DNA encodes these proteins:
- the LOC141892136 gene encoding uncharacterized protein LOC141892136 isoform X1 produces the protein MIPSSLYSWHAREDKEESGTRNSILRNGTGGHPLQAIPADRKSGGQKTAEHENYNRLSSPSTVHSGLRLGSNTSSGKRAFLDKKLVDPPPWAACAKTLQSLLEQYIDDRNSIQSLTKGTLPGCTLQSMVNGTERKNFDQVTTRTPTPPPLLHRPPKRFTGQSQEADITQEPKRPRLENHICEDKTKHSRSLLQDKADFRREMFERTKSLGNTLRPPPPLLKQGTMDKMGPDLYRKYSQVNLAASMEGQTQGINWKVSTRNNDFSKCGFPVWNSNASGRDSEQEDNVGTKKRLSDISTEDKSEPVPREITGDTSTSCGGYAFDHTSMPKIIAVHSISKRAEDMDEWERNKAFIHSVKAQQNKQRILDGERKKHVPTTIAKTISSPKTSQESALQYIRGNDEEHFLKAVNGSGVANEEISFERYVLYHLLSKYHGNVEQVRHVLKQNMVQEWLSYCQGNVQPKLQTLSGVSLCEIRKLYEMWCQLRRNTKTNESDENKAQTNSDTESMMTSNYTKRIFDSNTAVKNHSNLPLSTQRSENHKMYQEARLSPNQGNCSTRNILSLDDRIPRKSVNSTTTQSNFQGEYNAVSVETVKGNQQTGRSLSQLSTHQGSPQSRPLDHVTNVESKILPLNFDTKKGSSKKLPGAIYKSREQVLGQLLGPTREQILRQYSEASEGMRHQSSIVVQELERADGTNTASVTLVQICQTNTKLTPFSTECERNASNDLERQFFQPKYQSKNNHLESLRNDNARSHDVKGNYLWRFKDGKLISDSMPCISNGKVIRELDMQKIISGQNKITETKQISLKSKLGSSAFEPQSDGKTLTSKLPNEWSCNIDICQSADGIQTVRQKHNKACGAAACGKPCFCVLETKVGRQGLQSQQSIQRFHNKPGNKSNQDLTHSAQSKKQKFSGLKLTRNEQDTQMCHARLNEQGIKAPTGLEASLKAKGHEVLTNRAIVSHEQETGLLNVCNKNSSIAKSNQHILTDNSNSIYDVREVDTAACAKARIPSRNGGNFNDSAPAHQPSNEVSLSKSSSKSNNRLSPGAQTTYNSAIVKAMKTPPHSSSKISSSIRNTKPSFSVLYNSDNKEANQESTFCKAVSTNAQTRNFREANESKEIAYHAHPNQPSINGLCFASKAEIVNSSETVNVSPKVKSSQIANTDLNSENLQCDQLHLQTLSPLQENSQPVSISLVLNKEAETQTNACTKQTDSAFTSPSNKGEMNLSSYPVFRAQDHSRKEDQNSIASTNLKTLLPMQPVKQPFSSPVLNKRHYFQSTPPTVSDRCDGKEQKQTITNFITKGKEKSYASIHILQPQSTLVRIAPKVHLALKTSSKPISSSDCSPDNTNLKTPLLVKSEVIKETSRSSTPLTAKKPRTSLMQLAKKIIETRQRYSLENIPWKKKILKSLEGVLMKRLRKLEKDTGLKADLVDGVNLEPD, from the exons ATGATCCCTTCGAGTCTTTATAGTTGGCACGCAAGAGAAGACAAAGAGGAGTCTGGTACCAGAAATTCTATTCTACGTAATGGTACAGGTGGCCACCCACTACAGGCCATACCTGCAGACAGGAAGTCTGGTGGACAAAAAACGGCTGAACATGAAA ATTACAACAGGCTGAGCAGTCCATCCACAGTTCACTCTGGACTGCGTCTTGGTAGCAATACATCTTCTGGAAAGAGAGCTTTCTTGGACAAAAAACTAGTGGATCCACCACCTTGGGCTGCCTGCGCAAAAACTCTGCAGAGTTTGTTGGAGCAGTACATTGACGATCGCAATTCAATACAATCGCTTACGAAAGGGACGCTGCCTGGTTGCACATTGCAGAGCATGGTTAACGGAACGGAACGAAAAAACTTCGATCAAGTGACTACTCGAACACCAACACCACCACCTCTATTGCATCGACCACCAAAGCGATTCACGGGGCAAAGTCAAGAAGCTGATATTACACAAGAGCCAAAACGTCCAAGATTGGAAAATCATATATGCGAAGATAAAACGAAGCATTCACGATCATTGCTTCAAGACAAAGCTGATTTTCGAAGGGAAATGTTTGAAAGGACAAAATCTTTGGGAAACACCTTACGTCCTCCACCACCGCTATTAAAGCAAGGTACAATGGATAAAATGGGTCCAGACCTCTATAGAAAATATTCGCAGGTTAACCTTGCTGCTTCGATGGAAGGACAAACACAGGGAATCAATTGGAAAGTATCAACGCGAAACAACGATTTCTCGAAATGTGGATTTCCTGTGTGGAACTCTAACGCAAGTGGTCGAGATTCTGAACAAGAAGATAATGTGGGAACCAAAAAACGTTTATCAGATATATCCACAGAAGATAAATCGGAACCTGTGCCCAGAGAAATAACAGGTGATACCAGTACGTCTTGTGGAGGATATGCGTTTGATCATACTTCTATGCCAAAAATTATCGCGGTTCACTCCATTTCAAAGAGGGCAGAAGACATGGATGAATGGGAACGAAACAAAGCTTTCATTCATTCAGTGAAGGcccaacaaaataaacaaaggatTCTGGAcggagagagaaaaaaacatgtgcCAACTACAATTGCAAAAACCATATCATCCCCCAAGACATCTCAAGAGAGCGCATTACAATACATTAGGGGTAACGACGAAGAACATTTTCTTAAAGCTGTAAATGGAAGTGGTGTAGCAAACGAAGAAATTTCCTTTGAACGATATGTGCTTTATCACTTACTGTCCAAATATCATGGAAACGTTGAACAGGTAAGACATGTGCTAAAACAAAATATGGTTCAAGAGTGGTTGTCCTATTGCCAAGGGAACGTACAGCCGAAGCTTCAAACGCTTAGTGGAGTGAGTTTGTGTGAGATTCGAAAGCTCTATGAAATGTGGTGTCAGTTAAGAAGAAATACTAAGACAAATGAGTCCGATGAAAACAAAGCGCAAACTAACTCCGACACTGAGAGTATGATGACGTCAAATTACACCAAAAGAATATTCGATTCAAACACTGCTGTGAAAAACCATTCCAATTTACCATTGTCTACACAAAGGTCTGAGAATCATAAAATGTACCAAGAGGCCCGTTTGTCACCGAACCAAGGAAACTGCTCTACTCGTAACATTTTGAGCTTGGACGACCGAATTCCCCGGAAATCTGTCAATTCAACAACAACTCAATCTAATTTTCAAGGCGAGTATAACGCTGTCAGTGTGGAAACTGTGAAAGGAAATCAGCAAACGGGAAGATCACTTTCCCAATTATCAACTCACCAAGGCTCTCCACAGTCGAGACCTTTGGACCACGTTACTAACGTTGAGAGTAAAATATTGCCATTGAATTTTGACACGAAAAAAGGAAGCAGTAAAAAGCTGCCAGGTGCTATATATAAGTCACGTGAACAAGTTTTGGGACAGTTATTAGGTCCTACTCGAGAGCAAATTCTCAGACAATATTCCGAAGCTTCTGAAGGCATGCGCCATCAGTCAAGCATTGTTGTTCAGGAGCTGGAAAGAGCTGATGGCACAAACACTGCTTCTGTTACACTGGTGCAAATTTGCCagacaaacacaaaactgACACCATTTTCGACAGAATGTGAAAGAAACGCCAGTAACGATTTGGAACGACAGTTTTTCCAGCCTAAGTATCAGAgtaaaaacaatcatttggAATCATTGCGCAACGATAACGCAAGGAGTCATGATGTAAAGGGAAATTATCTGTGGCGCTTTAAGGATGGAAAGCTTATCAGCGACAGCATGCCATGCATCAGCAATGGAAAAGTGATTCGAGAATTAGATATGCAAAAGATTATTTCGGGTCAGAACAAAATCACAGAAACAAAGCAGATATCACTGAAGTCAAAGTTGGGTTCGTCTGCCTTTGAACCTCAATCGGATGGCAAGACCCTGACATCGAAACTACCAAACGAATGGAGCTGCAACATTGACATATGCCAATCTGCAGATGGCATTCAGACAGTTCGCCAAAAACACAACAAGGCGTGTGGAGCTGCTGCTTGCGGCAAGCCGTGTTTCTGTGTTTTGGAAACTAAGGTTGGACGACAGGGGTTGCAATCACAACAGTCAATTCAACGTTTCCATAATAAGCCGGGAAACAAATCGAACCAAGATTTAACCCATAGCGCTCAAtctaagaaacaaaaattttcaggcCTCAAATTAACACGAAATGAACAAGATACCCAAATGTGTCACGCTAGGTTAAATGAGCAGGGTATTAAAGCCCCTACTGGCCTTGAAGCTTCATTGAAGGCAAAAGGACACGAGGTCTTAACAAATCGGGCCATCGTGAGCCATGAACAGGAGACAGGCTTACTGAAtgtttgcaacaaaaattCAAGCATTGCGAAGTCAAATCAACATATTTTGACTGATAACAGCAATTCAATTTACGATGTCAGAGAGGTTGATACTGCCGCTTGCGCAAAAGCTCGCATCCCATCACGTAACGGTGGAAATTTCAACGACAGCGCTCCAGCCCATCAACCATCGAATGAAGTTTCACTAAGCAAATCAAGTAGCAAATCGAATAATCGACTATCACCTGGTGCGCAAACCACATATAACAGTGCAATAGTAAAGGCTATGAAAACCCCACCACATTCGAGCTCTAAAATATCAAGTAGTATCCGGAATACAAAGCCATCTTTTTCTGTCCTCTACAACTCAGACAATAAAGAAGCAAACCAGGAATCAACGTTTTGCAAAGCTGTTTCAACTAATGCACAGACAAGAAATTTCCGAGAAGCAAATGAAAGCAAGGAAATTGCGTATCATGCACACCCCAACCAGCCGTCTATTAATGGCCTTTGCTTTGCATCTAAAGCAGAAATTGTCAATTCTAGTGAAACGGTTAATGTTTCACCAAAGGTAAAGAGTAGTCAAATCGCCAACACTGACTTGAACTCTGAAAACTTGCAGTGCGATCAATTACACCTTCAAACGCTGTCTCCATTACAGGAAAACTCACAGCCTGTCTCCATCTCTCTAGTTTTAAACAAAGAGGcagaaacacaaacaaacgCTTGCACAAAGCAAACAGACTCTGCATTTACCTCACCTTCTAATAAAGGGGAAATGAACCTGTCATCGTATCCCGTTTTCAGGGCTCAAGATCACTCACGGAAGGAAGACCAAAATTCAATTGCAAGCACCAACCTAAAAACACTACTTCCTATGCAACCTGTGAAACAACCTTTCAGCTCTCCTGTTTTGAACAAACGCCACTATTTTCAGTCAACCCCACCAACCGTTAGTGATCGATGCGatggaaaagaacaaaaacaaactattACTAACTTTATAACAAAAGGGAAGGAAAAAAGTTATGCCAGCATTCACATTTTACAACCACAGTCTACCTTGGTGAGGATAGCACCCAAGGTCCATTTAGCTTTGAAAACATCGTCAAAACCGATTTCGTCTTCAGACTGTTCTCCTGATAATACAAACTTAAAGACACCTCTGCTTGTTAAATCGGAGGTGATAAAAGAGACATCGAGGTCTTCAACCCCACTTACTGCGAAAAAACCAAGGACTTCACTAATGCAGCTTGCCAAAAAGATTATTGAGACTCGACAGAGATATAGCCTGGAGAATATTCCATGGAAAAAGAAGATCCTGAAATCTCTTGAAGGAGTTCTGATGAAGCGGCTAAGGAAATTAGAGAAAGATACTGGGCTTAAAGCTGATCTTGTAGACGGTGTCAACTTGGAACCAGACTAG
- the LOC141892136 gene encoding uncharacterized protein LOC141892136 isoform X2 yields MVNGTERKNFDQVTTRTPTPPPLLHRPPKRFTGQSQEADITQEPKRPRLENHICEDKTKHSRSLLQDKADFRREMFERTKSLGNTLRPPPPLLKQGTMDKMGPDLYRKYSQVNLAASMEGQTQGINWKVSTRNNDFSKCGFPVWNSNASGRDSEQEDNVGTKKRLSDISTEDKSEPVPREITGDTSTSCGGYAFDHTSMPKIIAVHSISKRAEDMDEWERNKAFIHSVKAQQNKQRILDGERKKHVPTTIAKTISSPKTSQESALQYIRGNDEEHFLKAVNGSGVANEEISFERYVLYHLLSKYHGNVEQVRHVLKQNMVQEWLSYCQGNVQPKLQTLSGVSLCEIRKLYEMWCQLRRNTKTNESDENKAQTNSDTESMMTSNYTKRIFDSNTAVKNHSNLPLSTQRSENHKMYQEARLSPNQGNCSTRNILSLDDRIPRKSVNSTTTQSNFQGEYNAVSVETVKGNQQTGRSLSQLSTHQGSPQSRPLDHVTNVESKILPLNFDTKKGSSKKLPGAIYKSREQVLGQLLGPTREQILRQYSEASEGMRHQSSIVVQELERADGTNTASVTLVQICQTNTKLTPFSTECERNASNDLERQFFQPKYQSKNNHLESLRNDNARSHDVKGNYLWRFKDGKLISDSMPCISNGKVIRELDMQKIISGQNKITETKQISLKSKLGSSAFEPQSDGKTLTSKLPNEWSCNIDICQSADGIQTVRQKHNKACGAAACGKPCFCVLETKVGRQGLQSQQSIQRFHNKPGNKSNQDLTHSAQSKKQKFSGLKLTRNEQDTQMCHARLNEQGIKAPTGLEASLKAKGHEVLTNRAIVSHEQETGLLNVCNKNSSIAKSNQHILTDNSNSIYDVREVDTAACAKARIPSRNGGNFNDSAPAHQPSNEVSLSKSSSKSNNRLSPGAQTTYNSAIVKAMKTPPHSSSKISSSIRNTKPSFSVLYNSDNKEANQESTFCKAVSTNAQTRNFREANESKEIAYHAHPNQPSINGLCFASKAEIVNSSETVNVSPKVKSSQIANTDLNSENLQCDQLHLQTLSPLQENSQPVSISLVLNKEAETQTNACTKQTDSAFTSPSNKGEMNLSSYPVFRAQDHSRKEDQNSIASTNLKTLLPMQPVKQPFSSPVLNKRHYFQSTPPTVSDRCDGKEQKQTITNFITKGKEKSYASIHILQPQSTLVRIAPKVHLALKTSSKPISSSDCSPDNTNLKTPLLVKSEVIKETSRSSTPLTAKKPRTSLMQLAKKIIETRQRYSLENIPWKKKILKSLEGVLMKRLRKLEKDTGLKADLVDGVNLEPD; encoded by the coding sequence ATGGTTAACGGAACGGAACGAAAAAACTTCGATCAAGTGACTACTCGAACACCAACACCACCACCTCTATTGCATCGACCACCAAAGCGATTCACGGGGCAAAGTCAAGAAGCTGATATTACACAAGAGCCAAAACGTCCAAGATTGGAAAATCATATATGCGAAGATAAAACGAAGCATTCACGATCATTGCTTCAAGACAAAGCTGATTTTCGAAGGGAAATGTTTGAAAGGACAAAATCTTTGGGAAACACCTTACGTCCTCCACCACCGCTATTAAAGCAAGGTACAATGGATAAAATGGGTCCAGACCTCTATAGAAAATATTCGCAGGTTAACCTTGCTGCTTCGATGGAAGGACAAACACAGGGAATCAATTGGAAAGTATCAACGCGAAACAACGATTTCTCGAAATGTGGATTTCCTGTGTGGAACTCTAACGCAAGTGGTCGAGATTCTGAACAAGAAGATAATGTGGGAACCAAAAAACGTTTATCAGATATATCCACAGAAGATAAATCGGAACCTGTGCCCAGAGAAATAACAGGTGATACCAGTACGTCTTGTGGAGGATATGCGTTTGATCATACTTCTATGCCAAAAATTATCGCGGTTCACTCCATTTCAAAGAGGGCAGAAGACATGGATGAATGGGAACGAAACAAAGCTTTCATTCATTCAGTGAAGGcccaacaaaataaacaaaggatTCTGGAcggagagagaaaaaaacatgtgcCAACTACAATTGCAAAAACCATATCATCCCCCAAGACATCTCAAGAGAGCGCATTACAATACATTAGGGGTAACGACGAAGAACATTTTCTTAAAGCTGTAAATGGAAGTGGTGTAGCAAACGAAGAAATTTCCTTTGAACGATATGTGCTTTATCACTTACTGTCCAAATATCATGGAAACGTTGAACAGGTAAGACATGTGCTAAAACAAAATATGGTTCAAGAGTGGTTGTCCTATTGCCAAGGGAACGTACAGCCGAAGCTTCAAACGCTTAGTGGAGTGAGTTTGTGTGAGATTCGAAAGCTCTATGAAATGTGGTGTCAGTTAAGAAGAAATACTAAGACAAATGAGTCCGATGAAAACAAAGCGCAAACTAACTCCGACACTGAGAGTATGATGACGTCAAATTACACCAAAAGAATATTCGATTCAAACACTGCTGTGAAAAACCATTCCAATTTACCATTGTCTACACAAAGGTCTGAGAATCATAAAATGTACCAAGAGGCCCGTTTGTCACCGAACCAAGGAAACTGCTCTACTCGTAACATTTTGAGCTTGGACGACCGAATTCCCCGGAAATCTGTCAATTCAACAACAACTCAATCTAATTTTCAAGGCGAGTATAACGCTGTCAGTGTGGAAACTGTGAAAGGAAATCAGCAAACGGGAAGATCACTTTCCCAATTATCAACTCACCAAGGCTCTCCACAGTCGAGACCTTTGGACCACGTTACTAACGTTGAGAGTAAAATATTGCCATTGAATTTTGACACGAAAAAAGGAAGCAGTAAAAAGCTGCCAGGTGCTATATATAAGTCACGTGAACAAGTTTTGGGACAGTTATTAGGTCCTACTCGAGAGCAAATTCTCAGACAATATTCCGAAGCTTCTGAAGGCATGCGCCATCAGTCAAGCATTGTTGTTCAGGAGCTGGAAAGAGCTGATGGCACAAACACTGCTTCTGTTACACTGGTGCAAATTTGCCagacaaacacaaaactgACACCATTTTCGACAGAATGTGAAAGAAACGCCAGTAACGATTTGGAACGACAGTTTTTCCAGCCTAAGTATCAGAgtaaaaacaatcatttggAATCATTGCGCAACGATAACGCAAGGAGTCATGATGTAAAGGGAAATTATCTGTGGCGCTTTAAGGATGGAAAGCTTATCAGCGACAGCATGCCATGCATCAGCAATGGAAAAGTGATTCGAGAATTAGATATGCAAAAGATTATTTCGGGTCAGAACAAAATCACAGAAACAAAGCAGATATCACTGAAGTCAAAGTTGGGTTCGTCTGCCTTTGAACCTCAATCGGATGGCAAGACCCTGACATCGAAACTACCAAACGAATGGAGCTGCAACATTGACATATGCCAATCTGCAGATGGCATTCAGACAGTTCGCCAAAAACACAACAAGGCGTGTGGAGCTGCTGCTTGCGGCAAGCCGTGTTTCTGTGTTTTGGAAACTAAGGTTGGACGACAGGGGTTGCAATCACAACAGTCAATTCAACGTTTCCATAATAAGCCGGGAAACAAATCGAACCAAGATTTAACCCATAGCGCTCAAtctaagaaacaaaaattttcaggcCTCAAATTAACACGAAATGAACAAGATACCCAAATGTGTCACGCTAGGTTAAATGAGCAGGGTATTAAAGCCCCTACTGGCCTTGAAGCTTCATTGAAGGCAAAAGGACACGAGGTCTTAACAAATCGGGCCATCGTGAGCCATGAACAGGAGACAGGCTTACTGAAtgtttgcaacaaaaattCAAGCATTGCGAAGTCAAATCAACATATTTTGACTGATAACAGCAATTCAATTTACGATGTCAGAGAGGTTGATACTGCCGCTTGCGCAAAAGCTCGCATCCCATCACGTAACGGTGGAAATTTCAACGACAGCGCTCCAGCCCATCAACCATCGAATGAAGTTTCACTAAGCAAATCAAGTAGCAAATCGAATAATCGACTATCACCTGGTGCGCAAACCACATATAACAGTGCAATAGTAAAGGCTATGAAAACCCCACCACATTCGAGCTCTAAAATATCAAGTAGTATCCGGAATACAAAGCCATCTTTTTCTGTCCTCTACAACTCAGACAATAAAGAAGCAAACCAGGAATCAACGTTTTGCAAAGCTGTTTCAACTAATGCACAGACAAGAAATTTCCGAGAAGCAAATGAAAGCAAGGAAATTGCGTATCATGCACACCCCAACCAGCCGTCTATTAATGGCCTTTGCTTTGCATCTAAAGCAGAAATTGTCAATTCTAGTGAAACGGTTAATGTTTCACCAAAGGTAAAGAGTAGTCAAATCGCCAACACTGACTTGAACTCTGAAAACTTGCAGTGCGATCAATTACACCTTCAAACGCTGTCTCCATTACAGGAAAACTCACAGCCTGTCTCCATCTCTCTAGTTTTAAACAAAGAGGcagaaacacaaacaaacgCTTGCACAAAGCAAACAGACTCTGCATTTACCTCACCTTCTAATAAAGGGGAAATGAACCTGTCATCGTATCCCGTTTTCAGGGCTCAAGATCACTCACGGAAGGAAGACCAAAATTCAATTGCAAGCACCAACCTAAAAACACTACTTCCTATGCAACCTGTGAAACAACCTTTCAGCTCTCCTGTTTTGAACAAACGCCACTATTTTCAGTCAACCCCACCAACCGTTAGTGATCGATGCGatggaaaagaacaaaaacaaactattACTAACTTTATAACAAAAGGGAAGGAAAAAAGTTATGCCAGCATTCACATTTTACAACCACAGTCTACCTTGGTGAGGATAGCACCCAAGGTCCATTTAGCTTTGAAAACATCGTCAAAACCGATTTCGTCTTCAGACTGTTCTCCTGATAATACAAACTTAAAGACACCTCTGCTTGTTAAATCGGAGGTGATAAAAGAGACATCGAGGTCTTCAACCCCACTTACTGCGAAAAAACCAAGGACTTCACTAATGCAGCTTGCCAAAAAGATTATTGAGACTCGACAGAGATATAGCCTGGAGAATATTCCATGGAAAAAGAAGATCCTGAAATCTCTTGAAGGAGTTCTGATGAAGCGGCTAAGGAAATTAGAGAAAGATACTGGGCTTAAAGCTGATCTTGTAGACGGTGTCAACTTGGAACCAGACTAG